One Egicoccus halophilus genomic region harbors:
- a CDS encoding 5-formyltetrahydrofolate cyclo-ligase, with the protein MTRRPRRHDADAGGDRDLLERKAALRRQIWDALSAAGVTRFPGAHHRISNFVGAEAAARRLRETDEWQAAATLKANPDSPQWPVRQRALEDGKIVYMAVPRLAGDDPFFLLDPDHLADTPRKASSIRGAEASARTVAVEDLEPVDLVVTGCVAVGEDGTRLGKGGGFSDLEFALACEAGMIGPQTLVATTVHELQVLPAGAIPRTAHDVRVDLVVTPDRVLRVPRDGDWTAGRIDWDELTDDKIAAIPLLSRLDSR; encoded by the coding sequence GTGACGCGCAGGCCTCGACGGCATGACGCCGACGCCGGCGGCGACCGCGACCTACTCGAGCGCAAAGCCGCGCTCCGACGGCAGATCTGGGACGCGCTGAGCGCTGCCGGCGTGACCCGGTTCCCCGGCGCCCACCACCGCATCAGCAACTTCGTCGGGGCAGAGGCCGCGGCACGACGACTGCGCGAGACCGACGAGTGGCAGGCGGCCGCGACGCTGAAGGCCAATCCGGACAGCCCGCAGTGGCCGGTGCGGCAGCGGGCGCTCGAGGACGGCAAGATCGTCTACATGGCGGTGCCGCGGCTCGCGGGCGACGACCCGTTCTTCCTGCTCGACCCGGACCACCTGGCCGACACGCCACGCAAGGCGTCATCGATCAGGGGGGCGGAGGCGAGCGCGCGGACGGTGGCGGTCGAGGACCTCGAACCGGTGGACCTGGTCGTGACCGGCTGCGTCGCGGTGGGGGAGGACGGCACCCGGCTGGGCAAGGGCGGCGGGTTCAGCGACCTCGAGTTCGCGCTCGCCTGCGAGGCCGGCATGATCGGCCCCCAGACGCTGGTCGCCACCACCGTCCACGAGCTGCAGGTGCTGCCGGCCGGGGCGATCCCACGGACGGCCCACGACGTCCGCGTCGACCTGGTCGTCACCCCCGACCGGGTGCTGCGCGTTCCCCGGGACGGTGACTGGACCGCGGGGCGCATCGACTGGGACGAACTCACCGACGACAAGATCGCCGCCATCCCCCTGCTGTCGCGACTCGACTCCCGCTGA
- a CDS encoding carboxypeptidase-like regulatory domain-containing protein yields the protein MTVTRRGPGGGEVASATTDGSGWFGLVDLEPGRYQVRVEGEGVTGPRNRVVVVNARELGDVNFSVRTR from the coding sequence GTGACCGTGACCCGGCGTGGCCCGGGCGGCGGCGAGGTGGCCAGCGCGACGACCGACGGTTCGGGCTGGTTCGGGCTCGTCGACCTCGAGCCCGGCCGCTACCAGGTGCGGGTCGAGGGCGAGGGCGTCACCGGCCCGCGCAACCGGGTCGTGGTCGTGAACGCCCGCGAGCTCGGCGACGTGAACTTCTCGGTCCGCACCCGCTGA
- a CDS encoding peroxiredoxin, with protein sequence MSVQVGQQAPDFELKDQTNQPVRLSDYRGKKHVVVVFYPLSFTGVCESEMCGIRDSITTFRNDEVETLAISVDSTATHARWAHEQGFDFPLLSDFWPHGEVARTYGVLDERSGLATRGTFLVDKDGTVAYADHHPIPQARDQDAWKAALRDLGALDAQA encoded by the coding sequence GTGTCCGTGCAGGTCGGCCAGCAGGCCCCCGACTTCGAACTGAAGGACCAGACCAACCAGCCGGTGCGCTTGTCCGACTACCGCGGCAAGAAGCACGTCGTCGTGGTGTTCTACCCGCTGTCGTTCACCGGCGTGTGCGAGTCCGAGATGTGTGGCATCCGGGACTCGATCACGACCTTCCGCAACGACGAGGTCGAGACGTTGGCGATCTCGGTCGACTCGACCGCGACCCACGCGCGTTGGGCCCACGAGCAGGGGTTCGACTTCCCGCTGCTCAGCGACTTCTGGCCCCACGGCGAGGTGGCGCGCACCTACGGGGTCCTCGACGAGCGCTCGGGGCTCGCGACCCGCGGCACGTTCCTGGTCGACAAGGACGGCACGGTCGCCTACGCCGACCACCACCCGATCCCGCAGGCCCGGGACCAGGACGCCTGGAAGGCGGCCCTGCGTGACCTCGGCGCCCTCGACGCCCAGGCCTGA
- a CDS encoding sensor histidine kinase: protein MLVPTLRSMRAFEHLRRRVEAHPFVVDLVSSVLLAVVLAVVSVDVSSFTQAPAPAWALALTLPLAWRRVRPVPSAVAVFGVGLVQVLVGPFLVLPADLVVLVALYSVTRYGPRWAGRVAMGSVVAGAGLLGVRAIFEFGLGEGVSAGTPAGFFIVVSGLATWSFALLRRSREETLVALRDRADRLERERDQQRQLAAADERARIAREMHDVVAHSLSIVIAQADGGRYAAQHDADAAVRALGTISDTGRAALADMRRILGVLRAGPEGHGARSAEVPGVLAGGRSADGARPELAPQPAAGELEPLVEQVRATGVDVSLVRVGDARPLPPGMGLTVYRICQEALTNVLKHAGPDPDVTVVQQWRPDALVLEVTDDGRGAASAVDDDGAGQGLLGMRERAALFGGTLAAGPRPGGGFRVRAELPLPTAERSEAGPPLPATSPTTQELT from the coding sequence GTGTTGGTGCCTACCCTCCGCTCGATGCGCGCCTTCGAGCACCTCCGTCGCCGGGTCGAGGCCCACCCGTTCGTGGTGGACCTCGTGTCGAGCGTGCTCCTCGCCGTCGTGCTCGCGGTGGTCTCGGTCGACGTCAGTTCGTTCACCCAGGCACCGGCGCCCGCATGGGCGTTGGCGCTGACCCTGCCGCTGGCCTGGCGGCGGGTCCGGCCGGTCCCCTCGGCGGTGGCGGTGTTCGGGGTCGGGTTGGTGCAGGTCCTCGTCGGCCCGTTCCTGGTGCTGCCCGCCGACCTGGTCGTACTCGTGGCCCTGTACTCGGTGACGCGGTACGGCCCGCGCTGGGCGGGTCGGGTCGCGATGGGCTCCGTCGTCGCGGGCGCCGGTCTGCTCGGTGTGCGGGCGATCTTCGAGTTCGGGCTGGGTGAGGGGGTCAGCGCCGGCACACCGGCCGGGTTCTTCATCGTCGTCAGCGGGCTCGCGACCTGGAGCTTCGCCCTGCTGCGGCGCTCGCGCGAGGAGACCCTGGTCGCCCTGCGCGACCGTGCCGACCGCCTGGAGCGCGAACGCGACCAGCAGCGCCAGCTCGCCGCCGCCGACGAGCGGGCCCGCATCGCTCGCGAGATGCACGACGTGGTCGCCCACTCGCTCTCGATCGTCATCGCGCAGGCCGACGGGGGCCGCTACGCCGCCCAGCACGACGCCGACGCCGCCGTGCGTGCGCTCGGCACCATCAGCGACACGGGCCGGGCGGCTCTGGCCGACATGCGGCGCATCCTGGGCGTACTGCGCGCCGGCCCCGAGGGCCACGGCGCGCGCTCGGCCGAGGTCCCCGGCGTCCTCGCCGGCGGTAGGTCGGCCGACGGCGCACGGCCCGAGCTGGCCCCGCAACCGGCCGCCGGTGAGCTCGAACCGCTCGTCGAGCAGGTCCGCGCCACCGGTGTCGACGTCTCTCTGGTTCGCGTCGGTGACGCCCGGCCGTTGCCGCCCGGTATGGGGCTGACCGTCTACCGGATCTGTCAGGAAGCGCTCACCAACGTGCTCAAGCACGCCGGTCCCGACCCCGACGTCACGGTGGTCCAGCAGTGGCGGCCGGACGCGCTGGTGCTCGAGGTGACCGACGACGGCCGTGGCGCCGCCTCCGCCGTCGACGACGACGGTGCCGGGCAGGGGCTGCTGGGCATGCGCGAACGCGCGGCGCTGTTCGGCGGCACGCTGGCGGCAGGCCCACGCCCGGGCGGTGGCTTCCGGGTGCGCGCCGAACTGCCGTTGCCGACCGCCGAGCGCTCGGAGGCGGGACCGCCGCTGCCGGCCACCTCCCCGACCACGCAGGAGCTGACGTGA
- a CDS encoding ABC transporter permease, which yields MLQLTLAQARRSIGRLAAAGLAIAIGTAFVAATLLASDLMTRTARDAMVTSLAQADLVITGAPLSDADVAAVGAVPDVAVADPQLEGFLQFSAAGRVAYQPYTAVAGDPRLQPLEVVEGRLPEDGEVAVPRAVADRLGLAVDNTVEVTFSRWVPLADGTDEGDGEIVEHVEALRVAGVADDPTGAFAATDGAVLVTAGDARRWAQLGDEEVRVDRMLLLLAPGADLEEVRTAVGAALPGEAGHQVRTRAEQAEVLIAARSGQQDLLTALVLGFAAVALIVAGLVIANTFSVLVAQRTRQLALLRCVGATARQLRRSVSLEALLLGTAASLVGIAVGTLLAQGALLVLRNAAPHLPLPEVVALRPLVVVVPLLAGVLVTLVAARTPARAAARVSPLAAMRPADAPSVRAPGSRRRLRTALVFTAGGLVLLVVAATVGGALSPLLGLALGIPGGLLSFVGVLLGSVFFVPRLLGRAGGVLARRDAPAAVLAAANTVRNPQRTAVTSAALMIGVTLVAMMSTGAATARNAFDRELDREFPVDLEVAAVDEQDVLAASDLAAVGELDGVDRAVGLRSVVGVIEGGHEGLHTTVAALDPADATAVVRGGLVDELGPDTVLVPASMAELAGIEDGASTTIGLAGDDGSLVPDASTSVVARVGDLPGHQLLVTSETLARFAPDAEVTRLWVRLSDHGAAPAVVEAVQERFSTQVVEVGGPALERAMFDRIIDGLLAVVVGLLGVAVVIALVGVANTLSLSVIERRHESATLRAIGLTRRQLRSTLAIEGVLIAGSGAVVGALLGTLYGWAGTRAVLGAVADGIPLTVPWRDLGLVLVVALGAGALASVLPGRAAARTSPVAALATE from the coding sequence ATGTTGCAGCTCACCCTCGCCCAGGCCCGCCGCAGCATCGGTCGACTCGCTGCCGCCGGGCTCGCCATCGCCATCGGGACCGCGTTCGTCGCCGCGACCCTGCTGGCCTCGGACCTGATGACGCGGACGGCGCGTGACGCCATGGTCACCTCGCTCGCCCAGGCCGACCTGGTGATCACCGGGGCACCCCTGAGCGACGCGGACGTGGCCGCCGTCGGTGCGGTGCCCGACGTGGCCGTCGCCGACCCCCAGCTCGAAGGGTTCCTGCAGTTCTCGGCCGCCGGTCGCGTCGCCTACCAGCCCTACACCGCCGTCGCCGGGGATCCCCGACTCCAGCCGCTCGAGGTCGTGGAGGGCCGACTGCCCGAGGACGGCGAGGTGGCCGTGCCGCGAGCCGTCGCCGACCGGCTGGGTCTCGCCGTCGACAACACGGTCGAGGTGACCTTCTCGCGGTGGGTGCCGCTCGCCGACGGTACCGACGAGGGGGACGGCGAGATCGTCGAGCACGTCGAGGCCCTGCGCGTCGCCGGCGTGGCCGACGACCCCACCGGCGCCTTCGCGGCCACCGACGGGGCCGTGCTCGTCACGGCCGGCGACGCCCGTCGGTGGGCGCAGCTCGGTGACGAGGAGGTGCGGGTCGACCGGATGCTGCTGCTGCTCGCACCCGGCGCCGACCTCGAGGAGGTGCGCACCGCCGTCGGCGCCGCGCTGCCCGGGGAGGCGGGGCACCAGGTGCGTACCCGCGCCGAGCAGGCCGAGGTGCTCATCGCCGCGCGCTCCGGGCAACAGGACCTGCTCACGGCATTGGTGCTCGGCTTCGCCGCCGTCGCCCTGATCGTGGCCGGTCTGGTCATCGCCAACACCTTCTCCGTGCTCGTCGCCCAGCGCACCCGACAGCTCGCCCTGCTGCGGTGTGTCGGTGCCACCGCCCGGCAGCTGCGTCGGTCGGTGAGCCTCGAGGCGCTGCTGCTCGGTACCGCTGCCTCGCTCGTCGGCATCGCCGTCGGGACCCTGCTCGCGCAGGGGGCCCTGCTGGTCTTGCGCAACGCCGCCCCGCATCTCCCGCTGCCCGAGGTCGTCGCGCTGCGTCCCCTCGTCGTGGTCGTTCCGCTGCTGGCCGGCGTCCTGGTCACGTTGGTCGCCGCACGGACCCCGGCCCGGGCCGCCGCCCGTGTCTCGCCCCTGGCCGCCATGCGGCCGGCCGACGCCCCGTCCGTCCGGGCGCCGGGCAGTCGCCGTCGGCTCCGCACCGCCCTGGTCTTCACGGCCGGCGGGCTGGTGCTGCTGGTGGTGGCGGCGACCGTCGGGGGTGCGCTGTCCCCCCTGCTCGGACTGGCGCTCGGCATCCCCGGCGGGCTGTTGTCCTTCGTCGGGGTGCTGCTCGGTTCGGTGTTCTTCGTCCCGCGTCTGCTGGGCCGGGCAGGTGGCGTGCTGGCCCGCCGCGACGCCCCTGCCGCGGTGCTGGCTGCGGCCAACACGGTGCGCAACCCGCAGCGGACCGCGGTCACCAGCGCCGCGTTGATGATCGGGGTCACGCTCGTGGCGATGATGAGCACCGGCGCCGCCACGGCACGCAACGCCTTCGACCGGGAACTCGACCGCGAGTTCCCGGTGGACCTCGAGGTGGCCGCCGTCGACGAGCAGGACGTCCTGGCCGCCTCCGACCTGGCGGCGGTCGGCGAGCTCGACGGGGTCGACCGGGCCGTCGGGTTGCGCAGCGTCGTCGGCGTGATCGAGGGCGGGCACGAAGGGCTCCACACCACTGTCGCGGCGCTGGACCCCGCCGACGCCACGGCCGTGGTCCGCGGTGGGCTCGTCGACGAGCTGGGACCGGACACGGTGCTGGTGCCCGCGTCGATGGCCGAGCTGGCCGGCATCGAGGACGGCGCGTCGACGACGATCGGACTGGCCGGGGACGACGGCTCGTTGGTACCCGACGCCAGCACCTCCGTCGTCGCCCGCGTCGGTGACCTGCCGGGACACCAGCTGCTGGTGACCTCCGAGACCCTGGCACGCTTCGCACCAGACGCCGAGGTGACGAGGCTCTGGGTCCGGTTGTCAGACCATGGCGCGGCACCGGCCGTCGTCGAGGCCGTGCAGGAGCGGTTCAGCACCCAGGTGGTCGAGGTCGGTGGTCCCGCACTGGAACGCGCCATGTTCGACCGGATCATCGACGGGCTGTTGGCGGTCGTGGTCGGGTTGCTCGGGGTCGCGGTCGTCATCGCGCTCGTCGGGGTGGCCAACACCCTGTCGCTGTCGGTGATCGAGCGCCGACACGAGTCGGCGACCCTGCGCGCGATCGGCCTGACCCGTCGCCAGTTGCGGTCCACCCTGGCGATCGAGGGCGTGCTCATCGCCGGCAGCGGCGCGGTCGTCGGTGCGCTGCTCGGCACCCTGTACGGCTGGGCCGGCACCCGCGCGGTGCTCGGCGCCGTGGCCGACGGCATCCCGCTGACGGTGCCCTGGCGCGATCTCGGGCTGGTGCTGGTCGTGGCGCTGGGCGCCGGTGCGTTGGCTTCGGTGCTGCCGGGCCGTGCCGCCGCCAGGACCTCGCCGGTCGCCGCGCTCGCCACCGAGTGA
- a CDS encoding ABC transporter ATP-binding protein yields the protein MNPSATRPDRPADGPADRPTARPAVRARGLTKVYGSGDAAVVALDDVDLDLARGAFTAIMGPSGSGKSTLMHLLAGLDTATAGQALLGDLDLTTLDDEALTRLRRDRVGFVFQSFNLLPMFTAEQNIVLPLQLAGTRPDPQWLATLVGTLGLGDRLAHRPGELSGGQRQRVAIARALVTKPDVVFADEPTGNLDSRAGAEVLSFLRRSVRELGRTVIMVTHDPAAAAYADRVVLFADGRVAGDIADPTAESVLAGLDALRGLDTPTAAGVR from the coding sequence GTGAACCCGAGCGCCACCCGACCCGACCGTCCCGCCGACGGTCCCGCCGACCGTCCCACCGCCCGCCCTGCCGTCCGCGCCCGTGGCCTGACCAAGGTCTACGGCAGCGGGGACGCCGCGGTCGTCGCCCTCGACGACGTCGACCTCGACCTCGCCCGCGGCGCCTTCACGGCCATCATGGGCCCGTCCGGCTCCGGCAAGTCGACGCTGATGCATCTGCTCGCCGGTCTCGACACCGCCACGGCGGGGCAGGCCCTGCTCGGTGATCTCGACCTGACCACCCTCGACGACGAGGCGCTGACACGCCTGCGACGCGACCGGGTCGGCTTCGTCTTCCAGTCGTTCAACCTGCTGCCGATGTTCACCGCCGAGCAGAACATCGTGTTGCCGCTGCAGCTCGCCGGCACCCGTCCCGACCCGCAGTGGCTGGCCACGCTGGTCGGCACGCTCGGCCTCGGTGACCGCCTCGCGCACCGCCCCGGTGAGCTCTCCGGAGGGCAGCGGCAGCGCGTCGCCATCGCCCGGGCGCTCGTCACGAAGCCCGACGTCGTGTTCGCCGACGAGCCGACGGGCAACCTCGACTCGCGCGCCGGCGCCGAGGTGCTGTCGTTCCTGCGGCGCTCGGTCCGGGAACTCGGACGGACGGTGATCATGGTGACCCACGACCCGGCCGCGGCGGCCTACGCCGACCGGGTCGTGCTGTTCGCCGACGGGCGCGTGGCCGGTGACATCGCCGACCCCACGGCCGAGTCGGTGCTGGCCGGGCTCGACGCGCTGCGTGGCCTGGACACCCCGACCGCTGCGGGAGTGCGCTGA
- a CDS encoding osmoprotectant NAGGN system M42 family peptidase, which translates to MTHAEKLELDLPWMQDVLMELLRIPSPSGRTDVIMQHVGERLEEIGLPFEVTRRGVMVGSLDGEEGTLDRAVVVHTDTIGCMVQALQDNGRLAIVPVGTHSARFSEGTRVQVLTDDPENVYYGTILPTKASGHAFGDDIDTHPIGWEHVEVRVDEKVSNAQDLADLGIQVGDFVAQTAFPVITRSGFVTSRHLDDKGGVAATLAAFKALLDRGEELPVGAHLLITVAEEVGHGASSGLYQDVAELVSVDAAVVAPGQHSTETGVSIAMQDLHGPFDYHLSRKLHGLARDHGIEAHRDVFRYYRSDVASALEAGAETRAALLGFGVDATHGWERTHLDALVAVGELLALYLQTPLTFANWDAEPSGPLKNFPSTAVQPVRREPEWDPEAPELIEDDPFPDDYEA; encoded by the coding sequence ATGACCCACGCCGAGAAGCTCGAACTCGACCTGCCCTGGATGCAGGACGTCCTGATGGAGCTGCTGCGCATCCCGAGCCCGTCGGGCCGCACCGACGTGATCATGCAGCACGTCGGTGAGCGGCTCGAGGAGATCGGGCTGCCCTTCGAGGTCACCCGGCGCGGGGTGATGGTGGGCAGCCTCGACGGCGAGGAGGGCACGCTCGACCGCGCCGTCGTGGTCCACACGGACACGATCGGTTGCATGGTCCAGGCCCTGCAGGACAACGGGCGGCTCGCGATCGTGCCGGTCGGCACCCACAGCGCCCGGTTCTCCGAGGGCACCCGGGTGCAGGTCCTGACCGACGACCCCGAGAACGTCTACTACGGGACGATCCTGCCGACCAAGGCGTCCGGGCACGCGTTCGGCGACGACATCGACACCCACCCGATCGGTTGGGAGCACGTCGAGGTCCGCGTCGACGAGAAGGTGTCGAACGCGCAGGACCTCGCCGACCTGGGGATCCAGGTCGGTGACTTCGTGGCCCAGACGGCCTTCCCGGTCATCACCCGCTCGGGGTTCGTCACCTCGCGTCACCTCGACGACAAGGGTGGGGTGGCGGCGACCCTGGCCGCGTTCAAGGCCCTGCTCGACCGCGGGGAGGAGCTCCCGGTCGGGGCCCACCTGCTGATCACCGTCGCCGAGGAGGTCGGGCACGGTGCGTCGTCCGGGCTCTACCAGGACGTCGCCGAGCTGGTGTCGGTCGACGCGGCCGTCGTGGCGCCCGGCCAGCACTCGACGGAGACCGGCGTGTCGATCGCCATGCAGGACCTGCACGGACCGTTCGACTACCACCTGTCACGCAAGCTGCACGGGCTGGCCCGCGACCACGGCATCGAGGCCCACCGCGACGTGTTCCGCTACTACCGCTCCGACGTCGCGTCGGCGCTCGAGGCGGGGGCCGAGACCCGGGCGGCGCTGCTCGGGTTCGGCGTGGACGCCACCCACGGCTGGGAACGCACGCACCTCGACGCCCTGGTCGCCGTCGGTGAGTTGCTGGCCCTGTACCTGCAGACGCCGCTGACCTTCGCGAACTGGGACGCCGAGCCGTCCGGGCCGCTGAAGAACTTCCCGTCCACGGCGGTCCAGCCGGTGCGACGCGAACCCGAGTGGGACCCCGAGGCACCCGAGCTGATCGAGGACGACCCGTTCCCCGACGACTACGAGGCCTAG
- a CDS encoding response regulator, translating to MTTPIRVALVDDQHLVRAGFRMVIESQPDLTVVAEAGDGAMALQVLPAAAADVVLMDVRMPLMDGLTATQTLTAAGPRPRVIVLTTFDLDEYVLRAIRAGASGFLLKDTPPEDMLEAIRTVHAGDAVIAPSSTRRLLEHLVTVLPEDARDDGARSALGQLTEREREVLVLMARGRSNGEIAGDLYVAEATVKTHVGNILAKLGARDRVQAVVAAYEAGLVRPGR from the coding sequence GTGACGACACCGATCCGGGTCGCACTGGTCGACGACCAGCACCTCGTCCGCGCCGGCTTCCGGATGGTCATCGAGTCGCAGCCCGACCTCACCGTCGTGGCCGAGGCCGGTGACGGCGCCATGGCGTTGCAGGTGCTGCCCGCCGCTGCGGCCGACGTGGTGCTGATGGACGTCCGCATGCCCCTGATGGACGGGCTGACGGCGACCCAGACGCTCACGGCCGCCGGGCCCCGACCGCGGGTCATCGTGCTCACCACCTTCGACCTCGACGAGTACGTGCTGCGCGCCATCCGGGCCGGCGCGTCCGGGTTCCTGCTCAAGGACACCCCGCCCGAGGACATGCTCGAGGCGATCCGCACGGTGCACGCCGGCGACGCCGTGATCGCCCCGTCGAGCACGCGCCGACTCCTCGAGCACCTGGTCACCGTGCTCCCCGAGGACGCCCGCGACGACGGCGCCCGGAGCGCACTCGGCCAGCTCACCGAACGCGAACGCGAAGTGTTGGTGCTGATGGCGCGCGGCCGCTCGAACGGCGAGATCGCCGGCGACCTCTACGTGGCCGAGGCGACCGTCAAGACCCACGTCGGCAACATCCTCGCCAAGCTCGGTGCCCGTGACCGTGTGCAGGCCGTGGTCGCTGCCTACGAGGCCGGCCTGGTCCGTCCCGGCCGCTGA
- a CDS encoding NAD-dependent protein deacetylase, translated as MTPAAARQTRSLAALFDAGPLLVVTGAGMSTDSGIPDYRDATGRMRHASPMTFQRFTGSLDERRRYWARSHLGWQRIALARPNACHAAVAELQGAGRLSGIVTQNVDGLHTAAGASDVIDLHGRLDTVVCLDCGRRRPRLELGLRLDAVNPQWRDLLGAGVAVHRPDGDVAIPEHLVADFRVVDCRRCGGTLKPDVVFFGEHVPADRFRRALGCLEASAGLLVLGSSLMVGSGFRFVTAAARRGLPVAIVTRGVTRGDRHATLKIDAPLCDVLPALAATLTGAAMVGPSAG; from the coding sequence ATGACTCCCGCCGCGGCCCGACAGACGAGGTCCCTCGCCGCGCTGTTCGACGCCGGCCCGCTGTTGGTGGTCACCGGCGCCGGGATGTCGACCGACTCGGGGATCCCGGACTACCGCGACGCCACCGGCCGGATGCGCCACGCGTCGCCGATGACCTTCCAGCGCTTCACCGGCAGCCTCGACGAACGCCGCCGGTACTGGGCCCGCAGCCACCTCGGCTGGCAACGGATCGCGCTGGCCCGCCCGAACGCCTGCCACGCCGCGGTCGCCGAGCTGCAGGGCGCAGGTCGGCTCAGCGGCATCGTCACCCAGAACGTCGACGGGCTGCACACCGCCGCCGGCGCGTCGGACGTGATCGACCTGCACGGCCGGCTCGACACGGTGGTGTGCCTCGACTGTGGCCGTCGACGCCCGCGGCTGGAACTCGGTCTGCGGCTCGACGCCGTGAACCCGCAGTGGCGGGACCTGCTCGGCGCGGGCGTGGCCGTGCACCGACCCGACGGTGACGTCGCCATCCCCGAGCACCTCGTGGCCGACTTCCGGGTCGTGGACTGCCGACGCTGCGGCGGCACGCTCAAGCCCGACGTGGTCTTCTTCGGCGAGCACGTGCCCGCCGACCGTTTCCGCCGGGCGCTCGGGTGCCTGGAGGCGTCGGCCGGTCTGCTCGTGCTCGGCTCGTCGCTGATGGTCGGCTCCGGGTTCCGGTTCGTCACCGCGGCTGCCCGGCGTGGACTGCCGGTGGCGATCGTGACCCGTGGGGTCACCCGCGGCGACCGGCACGCCACGCTGAAGATCGACGCACCGCTGTGCGACGTGCTGCCGGCGCTCGCGGCCACGCTGACCGGCGCGGCGATGGTCGGTCCGTCCGCCGGGTAG
- a CDS encoding DNA recombination protein RmuC, protein MLTTIVSATLAAAVVGLAVAWWLSRQQRDDSQALVADLRQELVAQQQAAADVATQRHREELHHAVQTLVDVADRQVGATTRAGAVELDGRKALIDAELQRMGTTLEQVVGLVRDLEQERAGQLGAVREQLQGVTRTHAELAATAGALREALTSSQARGQWGERMAEDVLHAAGFKHGVNYLTQQTLASGGRPDVTFLLPGELSVHMDVKFPLANYLAMLECAGDADRERCRKAFLRDVRDRVKELRTRGYVDPEAGTLDFVLLFLPNEHVYGYLHEQDATLLDDALRQGVVLCSPSTLFAVLAVVRQACDGVALQRTSDRIVALLSGFTQQWEKYTDEVDKLGRQLDTVRRTYDGISGTRRRQLERQLERIEEVREERELVPELVDERPRLLRLPDADLQPADEEDARDAQASTA, encoded by the coding sequence GTGCTCACCACCATCGTGTCCGCCACGCTCGCCGCGGCCGTCGTCGGGCTGGCCGTGGCCTGGTGGCTGTCCAGGCAGCAGCGCGACGACTCGCAGGCGCTGGTCGCGGACCTGCGTCAGGAGTTGGTGGCCCAGCAGCAGGCGGCCGCGGACGTCGCCACGCAGCGGCACCGCGAGGAGCTGCACCACGCGGTGCAGACCCTGGTCGACGTCGCCGACCGGCAGGTCGGCGCCACGACCCGTGCGGGTGCGGTAGAGCTCGACGGCCGCAAGGCGTTGATCGACGCCGAACTGCAACGCATGGGCACGACGCTGGAACAGGTCGTCGGTCTGGTCCGCGACCTCGAGCAGGAGCGGGCCGGCCAGCTCGGTGCCGTGCGCGAGCAGTTGCAGGGCGTCACGCGCACCCATGCCGAGCTGGCGGCGACCGCCGGCGCGCTGCGCGAGGCGCTGACCTCGTCGCAGGCGCGCGGGCAGTGGGGCGAGCGCATGGCCGAGGACGTGCTGCACGCGGCCGGCTTCAAGCACGGCGTCAACTACCTCACCCAGCAGACGCTCGCGTCCGGTGGCCGGCCCGACGTGACGTTCCTGCTGCCGGGCGAGCTGTCGGTGCACATGGACGTCAAGTTCCCGCTCGCCAACTATCTCGCGATGCTCGAGTGCGCCGGTGACGCCGACCGGGAACGGTGCCGCAAGGCGTTCCTGCGCGATGTCCGCGACCGGGTCAAGGAGCTGCGCACCCGCGGCTACGTCGACCCGGAGGCCGGCACGCTCGACTTCGTGCTGTTGTTCCTGCCCAACGAGCACGTCTACGGCTACCTGCACGAGCAGGACGCCACGCTGCTCGACGACGCGCTGCGCCAGGGGGTCGTGCTGTGCTCGCCGTCGACCCTGTTCGCGGTGTTGGCCGTGGTTCGGCAGGCGTGCGACGGCGTGGCCCTGCAGCGCACCTCGGACCGCATCGTCGCGCTGCTGTCGGGGTTCACCCAGCAGTGGGAGAAGTACACCGACGAGGTCGACAAGCTCGGTCGGCAGCTCGACACGGTCCGGCGCACCTACGACGGCATCAGCGGCACGCGACGCCGGCAGCTCGAACGGCAGCTCGAGCGCATCGAGGAGGTCCGCGAGGAACGCGAGCTGGTGCCGGAGTTGGTCGACGAGCGGCCGCGGCTGCTGCGGCTGCCCGACGCGGACCTGCAGCCGGCCGACGAGGAGGACGCGCGTGACGCGCAGGCCTCGACGGCATGA